One segment of Acidovorax sp. DW039 DNA contains the following:
- a CDS encoding ATP-binding protein translates to MAAPAPSPATPAHAPDAAGVPSPGPASGKPRQNGPSFQQLLLLAFLLIAGLLGTSALRAVFMLESLIGQSQASAAQAAALSVTAQTLNQRGQALERLARQSLVLGDAQLRQGFDDMAADAARLLEQLTQAGLPQDLAQQWQGHMKTVHTLLRAAPGPSLENERSVVEEFVALDSLHAAITQAVQQLNERKSRELQAMVDASRQGVTHQLVGAIVLGLVLALSLGIWLARPFKRLERAIRRLGENQLERPVVISGPADVRRVGLQLEWLRLRLLELDADKARFLRHVSHELKTPLASLREGVALLQDEVTGALTEGQKEVTQILLQNTLVLQSEIEALLRFNAAAFEARQLQRRETELIGLLEDLADNQRLQWQAKGMRVEVEGEPTVLLLDPEKIASAMGNLLSNAIRFSPEQGTVRLSVSRAAGMVRIDVTDQGPGVAPADRAHVFEPFYRGERQPENAVRGTGIGLSIVQEYIHAHGGRVQLLDAPPRSFFRIELPDAS, encoded by the coding sequence ATGGCAGCCCCTGCTCCAAGCCCTGCCACCCCAGCGCACGCGCCAGACGCCGCGGGCGTGCCCAGCCCAGGCCCTGCATCCGGCAAGCCGCGCCAGAATGGCCCCTCGTTCCAGCAACTGCTGTTGCTGGCCTTTTTGCTGATTGCGGGCTTGCTGGGCACCAGTGCCTTGCGCGCAGTCTTCATGCTGGAATCCCTGATCGGGCAAAGCCAGGCCAGCGCAGCCCAGGCAGCCGCCCTGAGCGTGACAGCGCAAACGCTGAACCAGCGCGGCCAGGCCCTGGAGCGGCTGGCACGCCAGTCGCTGGTGCTGGGCGATGCACAGCTGCGCCAGGGCTTTGACGACATGGCGGCCGATGCAGCACGCCTGCTGGAGCAGTTGACGCAGGCAGGCCTGCCGCAAGACCTGGCGCAGCAGTGGCAGGGCCACATGAAAACGGTACACACCCTGCTGCGAGCAGCGCCCGGCCCTTCGCTTGAAAATGAGCGCAGCGTGGTCGAAGAATTTGTGGCGCTGGACAGCCTGCACGCGGCCATTACGCAGGCCGTGCAGCAACTCAACGAGCGCAAGAGCCGCGAGTTGCAGGCCATGGTGGACGCCAGCCGGCAGGGCGTGACGCACCAGCTTGTCGGAGCCATCGTGCTGGGCCTGGTGCTGGCCTTGTCGCTGGGCATCTGGCTGGCACGTCCGTTCAAGCGACTGGAGCGTGCCATTCGCCGCCTGGGAGAAAACCAGCTGGAGCGCCCCGTGGTCATCAGCGGCCCCGCAGACGTACGCCGGGTGGGGCTGCAACTGGAGTGGCTGCGCCTGCGCCTGCTGGAACTTGATGCCGACAAAGCCCGCTTTCTGCGCCACGTATCCCACGAACTCAAGACCCCGCTGGCTTCGCTGCGTGAAGGCGTGGCCCTGCTGCAGGACGAAGTGACCGGGGCGTTGACCGAAGGGCAGAAGGAAGTCACCCAGATCCTGCTGCAAAACACGCTGGTGCTGCAAAGCGAAATTGAAGCCTTGCTGCGCTTTAACGCCGCAGCCTTTGAGGCACGGCAACTGCAACGGCGCGAGACCGAACTGATCGGCCTGCTGGAAGACCTGGCGGACAACCAGCGCCTGCAGTGGCAGGCCAAGGGGATGCGTGTGGAGGTGGAAGGTGAGCCCACCGTGCTCTTGCTGGACCCCGAAAAAATCGCCTCGGCCATGGGCAACCTGCTCTCCAACGCCATCCGCTTCTCGCCGGAGCAAGGTACCGTCCGGCTGTCTGTATCGCGTGCGGCAGGTATGGTGCGGATCGATGTCACCGACCAGGGTCCGGGCGTAGCCCCTGCAGACCGCGCCCATGTGTTTGAGCCCTTCTACCGCGGCGAGCGCCAGCCCGAGAACGCCGTGCGCGGCACGGGCATTGGTCTGTCTATCGTGCAGGAATACATCCACGCCCACGGGGGCAGGGTGCAACTGCTGGATGCACCGCCCCGCTCCTTTTTCCGGATTGAATTACCTGATGCATCCTGA
- the miaB gene encoding tRNA (N6-isopentenyl adenosine(37)-C2)-methylthiotransferase MiaB — protein MAKKVFIKTFGCQMNEYDSDKMADVLNAAQGYEPTQNVDEADLILFNTCSVREKAQEKVFSDLGRIKHLKARGVKIGVGGCVASQEGAEIIKRAPFVDVVFGPQTLHRLPELLSQRERQDRPQVDISFPEIEKFDHLPPARVEGASAFVSIMEGCSKYCSYCVVPYTRGEEVSRPFDDVLVEVAGLADQGVKEVTLLGQNVNAYLGKMGGTAEVADFALLLEYVADIPGIERIRYTTSHPNEFTPRLIEAYAKLPKLVSHLHLPVQHGSDRILMAMKRGYTAMEYKSTIRKLRAIRPDLAMSSDFIVGFPGETEDDFNKMMKLIDDIHFDNSFSFIFSPRPGTPAASLHDDTPHDVKLRRLQHLQGVINANIKSISESRVGTVQRILVEGTSKRDTHELMGRTECNRVVNFAGQARLVGQMVDVKITEAKAYTLRGEVLVREDAPLAA, from the coding sequence ATGGCCAAAAAAGTCTTTATCAAAACCTTCGGCTGCCAGATGAACGAGTACGACTCGGACAAGATGGCCGACGTTCTCAATGCCGCCCAAGGCTACGAGCCCACGCAGAACGTGGACGAAGCGGACCTCATCCTCTTCAACACCTGCTCGGTGCGCGAAAAGGCGCAAGAGAAAGTCTTCAGCGACCTGGGTCGCATCAAGCACCTGAAGGCACGCGGCGTGAAGATTGGTGTGGGTGGCTGCGTGGCCAGCCAGGAAGGCGCGGAGATCATCAAGCGCGCCCCGTTTGTGGACGTGGTGTTCGGCCCGCAGACACTGCACCGCCTGCCCGAACTGCTGAGCCAGCGCGAGCGTCAGGACCGCCCCCAGGTGGACATCAGCTTCCCCGAAATCGAGAAGTTTGACCACCTTCCGCCCGCCCGTGTCGAGGGCGCCTCGGCCTTTGTCTCCATCATGGAAGGCTGCAGCAAATACTGCAGCTACTGCGTGGTGCCCTACACGCGCGGTGAAGAAGTGAGCCGCCCGTTTGACGACGTGCTGGTGGAAGTGGCGGGCCTGGCCGACCAGGGCGTGAAGGAAGTGACGCTGCTGGGCCAGAACGTGAATGCTTACCTGGGCAAGATGGGCGGCACGGCAGAGGTGGCCGACTTTGCCCTGCTGCTGGAGTACGTGGCAGATATTCCGGGCATTGAACGCATTCGCTACACCACCAGCCACCCCAACGAGTTCACACCCCGGCTGATCGAGGCTTATGCCAAGCTGCCCAAGCTGGTGAGCCACCTGCACCTGCCGGTGCAACACGGCAGCGACCGCATCCTGATGGCCATGAAGCGTGGCTACACGGCCATGGAATACAAAAGTACCATCCGCAAGCTGCGCGCCATCCGCCCTGATCTGGCGATGAGCAGCGACTTCATCGTGGGCTTCCCAGGCGAGACGGAAGATGACTTCAACAAGATGATGAAGCTCATCGACGATATCCACTTTGACAACAGCTTCAGCTTCATCTTCAGCCCACGCCCCGGCACACCGGCCGCGAGCCTGCACGACGACACGCCACACGACGTGAAGCTGCGCCGCCTGCAGCACCTGCAAGGGGTCATCAACGCCAACATCAAGTCCATCAGCGAGAGCCGGGTGGGTACGGTACAGCGCATCCTGGTCGAAGGCACTTCCAAGCGCGACACCCACGAGCTGATGGGCCGCACCGAGTGCAACCGCGTGGTCAACTTTGCGGGCCAGGCGCGGCTGGTGGGGCAGATGGTGGACGTGAAGATCACCGAAGCCAAGGCATACACCCTGCGCGGCGAGGTGCTGGTGCGTGAGGACGCCCCGCTGGCGGCCTGA
- a CDS encoding trimeric intracellular cation channel family protein, producing the protein MQWTVTPWIELLRLALEVAATVAFALSGVMMAARKRFDAVGVCVVAFVSAFGGGTLRDLLLDQRPFFWVRHTEFVWGILALSVAAMLFMRQRHFEPTERAMLLPDAIGLGLFAAVGVDIAAAVGMPPLIAVMMGVTTGVFGGVLRDVLCNEVPQAFSDHRPYALCAFAGGWADMALRQIEGTAVSPLLACVVVTAGLRGLALWRNWQLPAWRV; encoded by the coding sequence ATGCAATGGACTGTGACCCCCTGGATTGAACTGCTGCGCTTGGCGCTGGAAGTAGCCGCCACCGTGGCCTTTGCCCTGTCGGGCGTGATGATGGCAGCGCGCAAGCGCTTTGACGCTGTGGGCGTGTGCGTGGTGGCGTTTGTGTCGGCCTTTGGCGGGGGCACGCTGCGCGACCTGTTGCTGGACCAGCGCCCGTTTTTCTGGGTGCGCCATACCGAATTTGTCTGGGGCATCCTGGCGCTGAGCGTGGCCGCCATGCTGTTCATGCGCCAGCGCCACTTTGAGCCCACCGAGCGCGCCATGCTGCTGCCCGACGCCATCGGCTTGGGCCTGTTCGCTGCGGTAGGGGTAGACATTGCCGCCGCCGTGGGCATGCCACCGCTGATTGCCGTGATGATGGGCGTGACCACCGGGGTGTTTGGCGGCGTGCTGCGCGATGTGCTGTGCAACGAGGTACCGCAGGCCTTCAGCGACCATCGCCCCTACGCGCTGTGCGCCTTTGCAGGCGGCTGGGCCGACATGGCTCTGCGGCAGATTGAGGGCACGGCCGTCAGCCCCCTGCTGGCCTGCGTGGTGGTGACGGCCGGGCTGAGGGGCCTGGCGTTGTGGCGCAACTGGCAACTGCCTGCCTGGCGGGTTTAG
- a CDS encoding PepSY-associated TM helix domain-containing protein translates to MPSQRTLHRLFVLHSWAGIVTGLLLFIVCFSGAVVVFKNEIDLWANPSLAQLPRAEPPAPLDTVLASLQARYPQSVVETIALPDPINPNYFAFVREPGAPASERTKIALRSDTGAVVGPVDSQLGQYLRMLHVFLFFGPRWIVGFLGVAMLVLIGTGIVIHRKILAELFTQRWGRSLRVVMSDLHKCIGIWGLGFHILIAGTGAWMGLATLFEQSFLFATTTTGANAATKTAGKSDTSPATMQSLDGLHAAAVQAVPGLQTRFVSLQRWGTSQAKVSFTGNLDGHLLSTTRVEANAATGVLTRVHDPRKQGFWSQFNGLMEPLHFGDFGGLALKWLYFVLGMTPAFLSISGTLIWLDSRKQRQRESAQAPIPGASTHSAPAH, encoded by the coding sequence ATGCCCAGCCAGCGCACCCTTCACCGCCTCTTTGTCCTGCACTCCTGGGCAGGCATCGTCACAGGGCTGCTGCTGTTCATCGTGTGCTTCTCGGGTGCGGTGGTGGTGTTCAAAAACGAGATCGACTTGTGGGCCAACCCATCGCTGGCCCAATTGCCCAGGGCTGAGCCACCCGCACCGCTGGACACCGTGCTGGCAAGCCTGCAGGCCCGCTACCCCCAGTCGGTCGTCGAGACGATTGCGCTGCCGGACCCGATCAACCCCAACTACTTTGCCTTTGTGCGGGAGCCCGGCGCGCCCGCCAGTGAACGCACCAAGATCGCACTGCGCTCGGACACCGGGGCCGTGGTGGGCCCGGTGGACAGCCAGCTCGGCCAGTACCTGCGCATGCTGCATGTGTTCCTGTTTTTTGGGCCCCGGTGGATCGTGGGCTTTCTCGGCGTTGCCATGCTGGTGCTCATCGGCACCGGCATCGTCATCCACCGCAAAATCCTGGCAGAACTCTTCACCCAGCGCTGGGGGCGCAGCCTGCGGGTGGTGATGTCGGACCTGCACAAGTGCATCGGCATCTGGGGCCTGGGCTTTCACATCCTGATTGCGGGCACCGGGGCCTGGATGGGTCTGGCAACGCTGTTTGAGCAGAGCTTTCTGTTCGCCACCACAACTACCGGCGCCAATGCAGCGACCAAAACCGCAGGCAAGTCCGACACATCGCCCGCCACCATGCAGTCGCTGGATGGCTTGCATGCCGCTGCCGTGCAGGCGGTGCCCGGCCTGCAGACACGCTTTGTGTCGCTGCAGCGCTGGGGCACTTCCCAGGCCAAAGTCTCTTTCACCGGCAACCTGGACGGGCACCTGCTGAGCACCACGCGGGTGGAAGCCAACGCGGCCACGGGTGTGCTGACCCGCGTGCACGACCCGCGCAAGCAAGGCTTCTGGTCACAGTTCAATGGCCTGATGGAGCCGCTGCACTTTGGCGACTTTGGCGGGCTGGCACTGAAGTGGCTGTACTTTGTGCTGGGCATGACGCCCGCCTTTCTTTCCATCTCCGGCACGCTGATCTGGCTGGACTCGCGCAAGCAGCGCCAACGGGAGTCTGCGCAGGCTCCGATCCCTGGCGCATCCACTCACTCTGCCCCGGCGCACTAA
- a CDS encoding TonB-dependent siderophore receptor, with product MPLYSLACANRLRLARAFTLTPLALCLAQAAAAQTAAGETAVQLQEVRINASTEKDMGFAPVEAQTASKAPMRRLETPQSISVVTREQMESRQITNVQQALQTVAGVSPVNFGRRGFDDINIRGFRSTESILVDGLVQSPGMWAKLQPYGYERFEVLKGSASVLYGQVQPGGIVNAVSKRPKKEALNEVGVEVGSFGQRTLQADINRPLSESGKSALRINAQVSNADDPTQFVYRKDRWFAPSLSLDLGPQTDLVLFATYSQSQWMRQQGISPYGTVLPNRNGTLSRTLFTGDPSFGGYDVESKTVGYTLEHKMSEAMTFRQNVRYETEKGTGNFISNLALQANQRLQNRQATRQYIDYDLLATDTSLLSRFEALGVKHQLVTGLDVRSGHTYQGQRRCTIGALDLFNPVYGMAATCPTNLTSDAPEKLTVAGLYAQDQIKFGQGWTALVGMRRDWSTNEINDRLVKKQTRQKDSATTLSAGLVYEFKPGWSAYGSYGESFLPVSGQTFGGSAFAPETGKQWEAGIKYEAPGGQLTGSLAVFDLVRENVTTADPVNTGFNVQTGQQRARGLEAELGADLKNGWKLTSAYTYTQTKVTRDNNAAIVGLPLNLTPRHTLTAWATYKLPQYPRVTLGLGGRYVSEQIGSYPFTLPSYFVADVSVSYVGENYRITAGVKNVFDRAYYDGAINANVVSPSLPRNFSVGLTYFF from the coding sequence ATGCCCCTTTATTCCCTGGCCTGCGCAAACCGCTTGCGCCTGGCGCGCGCATTCACCCTTACTCCCTTGGCCTTGTGCCTGGCGCAGGCAGCCGCTGCGCAGACGGCTGCGGGAGAAACCGCCGTGCAACTGCAGGAAGTCCGCATCAACGCCAGCACCGAAAAGGACATGGGCTTTGCGCCGGTAGAGGCTCAAACCGCCAGCAAGGCACCCATGCGCAGGCTGGAAACTCCGCAGTCCATCAGCGTGGTCACCCGTGAGCAGATGGAGTCGCGCCAGATCACCAACGTGCAGCAAGCGCTGCAGACCGTGGCGGGTGTGAGCCCGGTCAACTTTGGACGGCGGGGCTTTGACGACATCAACATCCGGGGCTTTCGCTCCACCGAATCCATTCTGGTCGATGGCCTGGTGCAAAGCCCTGGCATGTGGGCCAAGTTGCAGCCTTACGGCTACGAGCGCTTTGAAGTGCTCAAAGGTTCGGCATCGGTGCTCTACGGGCAGGTGCAGCCCGGCGGCATCGTCAATGCGGTGAGCAAGCGGCCCAAGAAAGAAGCGCTGAACGAGGTGGGCGTAGAGGTAGGCAGCTTTGGCCAGCGCACGCTGCAGGCAGACATCAACAGGCCGCTGTCCGAATCTGGCAAGTCTGCGCTGCGCATCAATGCGCAAGTCTCCAACGCCGACGACCCCACGCAGTTTGTGTACCGCAAGGACCGCTGGTTTGCGCCCTCGCTATCGCTCGACCTGGGGCCGCAGACCGACCTGGTGCTGTTTGCCACCTATAGCCAGAGCCAGTGGATGCGCCAGCAGGGCATCTCGCCCTATGGCACGGTGCTGCCCAACCGCAACGGCACCCTTTCGCGCACCCTGTTCACGGGTGACCCGAGTTTTGGCGGGTACGACGTAGAGAGCAAAACCGTGGGCTACACGCTGGAGCACAAGATGTCGGAGGCCATGACCTTCCGCCAGAACGTGCGCTACGAAACCGAGAAAGGCACGGGCAACTTCATCTCCAACCTGGCCCTGCAGGCCAACCAGCGGCTGCAAAACCGCCAGGCAACGCGCCAGTACATCGACTACGACCTGCTGGCCACCGACACCTCGCTGCTGTCGCGTTTTGAGGCGCTGGGGGTCAAACACCAGCTCGTGACGGGTCTGGACGTGCGCTCCGGCCACACCTACCAGGGCCAGCGCCGCTGCACCATTGGCGCGCTCGACCTGTTCAATCCTGTATATGGCATGGCAGCGACCTGCCCCACCAACCTGACGAGCGACGCACCCGAAAAGCTCACGGTGGCAGGCCTGTATGCGCAAGACCAGATCAAGTTCGGCCAGGGCTGGACCGCGCTGGTGGGCATGCGCCGCGACTGGTCTACCAATGAGATCAATGACCGCCTGGTCAAAAAGCAAACCCGCCAGAAAGACAGCGCCACCACGCTGTCAGCAGGCCTGGTCTATGAATTCAAGCCTGGCTGGTCTGCCTACGGCAGCTATGGGGAATCGTTCCTGCCTGTGTCAGGCCAGACCTTTGGCGGCTCCGCCTTTGCGCCGGAAACTGGCAAGCAATGGGAAGCGGGTATCAAGTACGAAGCCCCGGGCGGGCAACTGACGGGCTCGCTGGCCGTGTTTGACTTGGTGCGTGAAAACGTGACAACGGCAGACCCGGTGAACACAGGTTTCAACGTGCAGACGGGCCAGCAGCGCGCACGCGGCCTGGAGGCCGAATTGGGTGCAGACCTGAAAAATGGCTGGAAGCTCACCAGCGCCTACACGTACACACAAACCAAGGTCACGCGTGACAACAACGCCGCCATCGTCGGCCTGCCGCTCAACCTGACCCCGCGCCATACGCTCACGGCCTGGGCCACCTACAAGCTGCCGCAATACCCGCGCGTAACGCTGGGCCTGGGCGGGCGCTACGTGAGTGAACAGATCGGCTCCTACCCGTTCACACTGCCCTCGTACTTCGTGGCCGATGTGTCGGTGAGCTACGTGGGCGAGAACTACCGCATCACGGCAGGCGTCAAGAACGTGTTTGACCGCGCTTATTACGACGGTGCGATCAATGCCAACGTGGTGTCGCCCTCGCTGCCGCGCAACTTCAGCGTGGGGCTGACCTACTTCTTCTGA
- a CDS encoding YciI family protein, producing MLFAIIFTDKPGCGDLRAAHLQAHIDWLEAHQELIPVGGSLRTEPGAVPQGGLWIATAESKAQLEALIQSDPFFIAGLRQRYEILHWSKANDARKVLI from the coding sequence ATGCTCTTTGCGATCATCTTCACTGACAAACCCGGCTGCGGCGATCTGCGCGCGGCCCACTTGCAGGCGCATATTGATTGGCTGGAGGCACATCAGGAATTGATTCCTGTGGGCGGGTCTCTTCGCACGGAGCCCGGCGCTGTGCCCCAAGGGGGGTTATGGATCGCCACTGCCGAGTCCAAGGCACAGCTGGAAGCGTTGATTCAGAGCGACCCGTTCTTTATCGCGGGACTGCGCCAGCGTTACGAAATCCTGCACTGGTCGAAAGCCAACGACGCGCGCAAAGTCCTCATTTAA
- the kefC gene encoding glutathione-regulated potassium-efflux system protein KefC — translation MEHAPTWLTYGLMYLSAAVLAVPLSKALGLGSIIGYLAAGIAIGPWGMGLVSNVQDILHFAEFGVVLMLFLVGLELQPSRLWAMRRPIFGTGSAQVLGCAAALFVAGWLAGMPWRISLVAALGLALSSTAIALQVLAERNLLRTSSGQAGFSILLFQDVAAIPILALLPLLGAAAGADDSHSAGEVALEALKIVGVIGAIVLGGRLLLRPLLRWIAKSKTPEIFTAAALLLVVGIAYLMVMVGLSMALGAFLAGVLLADSEYRSELEADIEPFKGLLLGLFFIAVGMSIDFGVLMRSPGLMLAILLGFMAIKAVAIYTLAKVVNIPYQERPVFTLLLAQGGEFAFVVFQAAAGAQVFSGETASLLIGAVALSMLISPLLLVVMDRVLLRRYARLKTAVPQAQEISEQQEAPVIIAGFGRYGQIVARMMLTQGIPTTVLDHSVEILEIARTFGYRVFYGDATRLDLLRIAGAEHARVLVVAVDDPEQSLKIVTLARKHFPQLQIVARARDLTHWNALRDEGVTLVQRELFESSLVSARTVLELMGQTQAQALEVARRFREHNIALADRMYPHHKDRAKMMAVAREGRAQLAEQMAKERQEQAAREATAQVYPGYGGAEGEDSTQNQPIAENEPSSGVNKDRS, via the coding sequence ATGGAACACGCACCCACCTGGCTTACCTACGGCTTGATGTACCTGAGCGCTGCCGTGCTGGCCGTTCCCCTCTCCAAAGCGTTGGGACTGGGATCCATCATTGGCTATCTGGCTGCCGGGATCGCCATTGGCCCCTGGGGCATGGGCCTGGTGAGCAATGTGCAGGACATCCTGCACTTTGCAGAATTCGGCGTGGTGCTCATGCTGTTTTTGGTGGGGTTGGAGCTGCAGCCCAGCCGCCTGTGGGCCATGCGCCGCCCCATCTTCGGCACCGGCAGCGCCCAGGTGCTGGGCTGCGCGGCCGCCCTGTTTGTGGCGGGCTGGCTAGCGGGCATGCCCTGGCGCATCAGCCTGGTGGCAGCACTGGGGCTGGCGCTGTCGTCCACCGCCATTGCGCTGCAGGTGCTGGCAGAGCGCAACCTGCTGCGCACCAGCAGCGGGCAGGCAGGCTTTTCGATCCTGCTTTTTCAGGACGTAGCTGCCATCCCCATTCTGGCGCTGCTGCCCCTGCTGGGAGCCGCCGCCGGGGCGGACGACAGCCACTCGGCAGGCGAAGTGGCGTTGGAGGCACTCAAGATCGTGGGCGTGATCGGTGCCATTGTGCTGGGTGGCCGCCTGCTGCTGCGCCCCCTGCTGCGGTGGATTGCCAAGAGCAAGACGCCCGAAATCTTCACCGCTGCGGCACTGCTGCTGGTGGTGGGCATTGCCTACTTGATGGTGATGGTGGGCCTGTCCATGGCGCTCGGCGCCTTCTTGGCAGGCGTGCTGCTGGCCGACAGCGAATACCGCAGCGAGCTGGAGGCCGACATTGAGCCTTTCAAAGGGCTGCTGCTGGGTCTGTTCTTCATCGCTGTAGGCATGAGCATCGACTTTGGGGTGCTCATGCGTTCCCCTGGGCTCATGCTGGCCATCCTGCTCGGGTTCATGGCAATCAAGGCGGTGGCCATCTACACGCTGGCCAAGGTAGTGAACATTCCCTACCAGGAGCGGCCCGTGTTCACCCTGCTGCTGGCCCAGGGCGGAGAGTTCGCCTTTGTGGTCTTTCAGGCCGCTGCAGGGGCGCAAGTGTTTTCGGGCGAAACGGCCTCTTTGCTGATCGGCGCAGTGGCCTTGTCCATGCTCATCAGCCCGCTGCTGCTGGTGGTGATGGACCGCGTCCTGCTGCGCCGCTACGCCCGCCTCAAGACGGCGGTGCCTCAGGCGCAGGAGATTTCGGAACAGCAGGAGGCCCCGGTCATCATTGCGGGCTTCGGCCGCTACGGCCAGATCGTTGCGCGGATGATGCTCACGCAAGGCATTCCCACCACGGTGCTGGACCACAGCGTGGAAATTCTCGAAATTGCACGCACTTTTGGGTATCGCGTGTTTTATGGCGACGCCACACGCCTGGACTTGCTGCGCATTGCCGGGGCCGAGCACGCGCGCGTGCTGGTAGTGGCAGTGGACGATCCCGAGCAGTCCCTCAAGATCGTCACCCTGGCGCGCAAGCATTTCCCCCAGCTACAGATAGTGGCCCGCGCTCGCGACCTGACGCACTGGAATGCACTGCGCGACGAAGGCGTCACCCTCGTGCAACGCGAACTGTTTGAATCCAGCCTGGTGAGCGCACGCACCGTGCTGGAACTGATGGGCCAGACACAGGCACAGGCACTGGAAGTGGCCCGCCGCTTCCGAGAGCACAACATCGCGCTGGCCGACCGCATGTACCCCCACCACAAGGACCGCGCCAAGATGATGGCCGTGGCCCGCGAAGGCCGTGCCCAGCTTGCCGAGCAAATGGCCAAGGAACGCCAGGAACAGGCCGCGCGGGAGGCTACTGCGCAGGTCTATCCAGGGTATGGCGGGGCTGAGGGTGAAGACTCCACACAGAATCAGCCCATTGCAGAGAATGAACCCAGTTCCGGGGTGAACAAAGACCGTTCCTAG
- a CDS encoding LysE family transporter — protein sequence MDFQTWLAFFAASCLIAVSPGSGAVLSMSHGLSYGVRKTSATILGLQLGLLLILLIAGAGVGSLLLASEVAFSAVKVAGACYLIYVGLSQWRAGDRSPIHGDEAAPAGPWTKRCLTGFLTNATNPKGIIFMVAVLPQFMTDTRPLWTQLLVMAVTTMAVDVVVMHGYAAGASALRRLMRSARAVRVQNRVFGGLLMAVGAGLFFVKRGAQHA from the coding sequence ATGGATTTCCAGACCTGGCTGGCTTTTTTTGCGGCGTCTTGCCTGATTGCGGTCTCGCCCGGCTCGGGGGCAGTGCTGTCCATGAGCCACGGTTTGTCGTACGGGGTGCGCAAAACCAGCGCCACCATCCTCGGGCTCCAACTGGGCCTGCTGCTCATCTTGCTGATTGCCGGTGCGGGGGTGGGGTCGCTGCTGCTGGCGTCTGAGGTGGCTTTCAGCGCCGTGAAGGTGGCTGGCGCTTGCTATCTGATTTATGTGGGCTTGAGCCAATGGCGTGCGGGGGACCGCTCTCCCATCCACGGCGATGAGGCCGCCCCTGCCGGGCCGTGGACCAAGCGCTGCCTGACCGGTTTTTTGACCAACGCCACCAACCCCAAAGGCATCATCTTCATGGTGGCGGTGCTGCCCCAGTTCATGACCGACACGCGCCCGCTGTGGACGCAGCTGCTGGTGATGGCCGTGACCACCATGGCGGTGGATGTGGTGGTCATGCACGGCTATGCGGCAGGTGCCAGCGCCCTGCGGCGCTTGATGCGCAGTGCTCGTGCGGTGCGTGTGCAAAATCGGGTGTTTGGCGGGCTGCTGATGGCCGTGGGCGCGGGGCTCTTCTTCGTGAAGCGCGGTGCGCAGCACGCATAG
- a CDS encoding ParA family protein: MPVVVVANPKGGVGKSTLSTNVAGYYASQGHTVVLGDIDPQKSAHLWLSLRPASVAAIGQWDTQTGALTSPPKGTTHAVLDTPAGLHGSALKDVLKVADKVIVPLQPSIFDIYATQAFLDELRAHRQSAGVEVGIVGMRIDERTRSAEQLHHFVDGLGLPVLGYVRDTQNYVHLAAQGLTVFDVSTTTRVARDREQWQGICRWLDA, translated from the coding sequence ATGCCAGTGGTTGTTGTTGCCAATCCCAAGGGCGGTGTGGGCAAGTCCACGCTCTCGACCAACGTCGCGGGTTACTACGCCAGCCAGGGGCACACGGTCGTGCTGGGCGATATTGACCCCCAGAAGTCGGCCCATCTGTGGTTGAGCCTGCGCCCGGCCAGTGTGGCCGCCATTGGCCAGTGGGATACCCAGACGGGAGCCCTGACGAGTCCGCCCAAAGGCACCACCCATGCCGTGCTGGACACGCCCGCCGGGCTGCATGGCAGTGCGCTCAAAGATGTGTTGAAGGTGGCCGACAAGGTCATCGTGCCGCTGCAGCCCAGCATTTTTGATATCTACGCTACCCAGGCTTTTCTGGATGAGCTGCGGGCTCACCGCCAGTCGGCGGGGGTAGAGGTGGGCATTGTGGGCATGCGCATTGACGAGCGCACCCGCTCGGCAGAGCAGCTGCACCATTTCGTGGACGGACTGGGCCTGCCGGTGCTGGGCTATGTGCGCGACACGCAGAATTACGTGCACCTGGCTGCCCAGGGTTTGACGGTGTTTGACGTGAGCACGACCACCCGCGTGGCACGCGACCGTGAACAGTGGCAGGGCATCTGCCGCTGGCTGGACGCTTGA
- a CDS encoding MaoC family dehydratase, whose product MKTFRSYTEVSACVGQEVAVTDWITITQEQVNLFADATGDHQWIHVDPERAKTGPFGAPIAHGFLTLSLIPRFFDLGLKIEGARMGVNYGLNRVRFTAPVPVGSRLRARLLLQAAERIEPDGIQMTWLVTVEREGSDKPVCVAESLARNYGAAP is encoded by the coding sequence ATGAAAACCTTTCGCTCATACACCGAAGTCAGCGCCTGCGTCGGCCAGGAAGTGGCCGTGACCGACTGGATCACCATCACGCAAGAGCAAGTCAACCTGTTTGCCGATGCCACCGGCGATCACCAGTGGATCCACGTAGACCCGGAGCGTGCCAAGACAGGTCCCTTCGGTGCTCCGATTGCCCATGGTTTTCTTACGCTGTCACTCATTCCCCGGTTTTTTGATCTGGGCTTGAAGATCGAAGGCGCGCGCATGGGCGTCAATTACGGACTCAACCGGGTGCGTTTCACCGCCCCGGTGCCGGTGGGTAGTCGCCTGCGCGCACGCCTGCTGTTGCAAGCGGCAGAGCGCATCGAGCCGGACGGCATCCAGATGACATGGCTGGTGACCGTAGAGCGTGAAGGCAGCGACAAACCCGTGTGTGTGGCGGAGTCCTTGGCTCGTAACTACGGTGCAGCTCCTTGA